The genomic region GAAAGACCGGGCGGTCAATGCCACAGCGAAAACCTGCAGCATAATCATCGGCTGCAATGCGCGCCAGCACATTGGCATCGCGGTTGGCCAGCGCATCCACATATCCTGCGACGCAGGAAACCCTTTCAGCCTCTGGAAGATCGGGGTCGGCAACAGTGGAAACCACCAGAACCTGGCCTCGGCGCGCCTCCTCGGCGCTTCCGGTATCCGGGTTTATGTTGTCAATGAACCAGCGGTGGATGGTCGCAAACGGCTTGCCATCTTCAAGCCGCCATTCCAGCGTGTCATGTACGGAGTTCCACTGTGCAAATCCCGATGGAAAGGCAAACGGGTCCGTCACCGGGCCATAGGCAAGAAACTGGCGCAGATCGCTCTCGGCAAAATGCACCGGATAACCGGCAAGCCCCTTGCAGACCGCCTCGCCGCCCATTTGTGCCTCTTCCTCGCTTTCAGCTTTCTTCCAGGCACAACCCTTGTCGAAATCAAGCTTGGTATAGGCTGAATCGGCTGCCTGCGCTGCCACCGGGAGAATGAAAGCAAGTGCGCTGGCAACCAAAACGGCCGTCAGGGCCTCACGTATCCGGATCTTGTTCACTGGGTTTCCTTCCTCATGGCTGGCTTCCTGATGGCTGGCGGTCATTGCACAACACTATGCAGCGCAATCGCTACCAATTGACAATTGTATTTCGCGCCAGAGGCAATAAAAGTGCGGCAAACTCCCGCAAAAAAGGCTGCCTCCATGCGCATCGATGCAATTTCCATCGGCAACAACCCGCCCGAAGACGTCAATGTTATCGTCGAAGTGCCGGTTGGCGGGCATCCGATCAAGTACGAACTGGATAAGGAAGCCGGCACGCTCGTTGTTGACCGCTTTCTCTACACCCCGATGACCTATCCGGGCAATTACGGCTTCGTGCCGCATACCTTGTCGCAGGATGGCGATCCGATCGACGTGCTGATCGCCAACAGCCGCCCCCTGGTGGCGGGCTGCGTCATCAATGTGCGGCCCATCGGCGTCCTCATCATGGAGGACGATGGCGGCCAGGACGAAAAGGTGATCGCCGTGCCCTCAAAAGGGGTTTCTGCAAGGTTCGATGCGGTCAAGAATTACACCGACCTGCCGGAGATCACGCTTTCCCAGATCCAGCACTTTTTCGAGCACTACAAGGATCTGGAGCCCGGGAAATGGGTCAAGATCGGCGACTGGATGGGCGCAAAGACCGCCCAGAAGATGATCCGTGAAGCCATAGAACGGGCCGGCGGGAGCTAACTTCGGCCTGCTTTCTTCACCGCTTCATCAATGCCTGCGGCCGCCTCGAATGGCATTTTGAGGGTTTTTAAGCGCCCGGCGCTGCCGCTTTCCAGTGCGATGCGGCTTTTGGCTACCCCGGTTTTTCCTGCAAGCAGGGCAATCAGCGCCTTGTTGGCTTGCCCCTTTTCCGGCACGGCACGCACGCTTGCCTTCAGATGGCAGCGGCCGTTTTCATCTTTCCACACACCGCCCAGCATCTCGGTGCGCGCCCCGGGTGCAAGACGCACCCGCAGCCGGATTTTACCGCCAATTACTTCGTAAGGTGCGTCCACATCGCCCCAGCGCATGTCTTGGTTAGATGGAATCGCTCTAGGTTTCGCACGCGGGGCGAGACGGATTTCGTCTCTGGCATCGGTCCCGCTCCTGGAATTGAACGATTATCCCCCATACCGCGCTCCAAATCCCAAATGTCGATACAGCCTAAAACAAACTGCCGGACCGCATGGCGGCCCGGCAGCAGTCGTGGATCAAAAGGCAGAATTTCAACAGCTGCCGGACTTATTTGCACTCGGCAATATCGCCAATGGAAGCGGTGACGCCCGAAAGCGAATATTGATAGCTGGTCTGGGTGCCGCGGCGCGAAACGGCCGAAACGCTCATCTTCGCACCGGCTTTCATGGCAGATACCACCGTTGCTTCCTCGGCAGGGTTTTCAAGCCATGCATTCTTACCGCGTGTGAACATGGAGAATTTCTTGCCGTCGATGTCGAGAACGACCTTCGATTCCTCCTGGAACTGGTAGCCGGCGGTGAACTGCGGCTCAAGCCGTACATTCTGTCCCGGATGCTGTGCCAGCATGAAGAACACGTCGCCATGGTCGACTTCGCGGCCATTAAGCTCTTTCGGGCTCTTTTCGGTCGGCACCGACAGCACATAGCAGACCTTGCCATCGGAACCCTGATAGCTGAACGAGCCCCAGGCCTTGTGCTGTTTGATCTGGGTTGGCGACTGCGCATTGGCAATGTGTGGCACGGCCAGAGCGGCAACGCCCAAGGCCAGGCTGAGGACGGCAGCTCCTTTGAGCATGCGTGCTGTCTTCTTCTGTCTGTTTTTGGCGGTCATTGGTCCAATCATCTTGCAATCAATTGCTGTGTGCCCAATCGGTTTGCATTGGCAGTTTTCGCTGCCTCGCCGGTCAGGCCAGCCAGCCTTCCGGCAGGCATGGGCAACCACTACGGTCTTTGCCGGCGAATCGTGCCAACCATGCTTTAATTTTCCTTACCAAAGCGTGAACAGTTTTACGATTCGGTCCGGTATCAAGGCAGTTTGTGCATTGTTCTGTCAGAATGTCCGTCGCAAACAAACTGGGCGAGATTTGGGCTTGTCATGTCTTGCTGCGTTTGCCGGATGCAAGCCGCTTGGCACCGGAGTAAACCGGTTTGCCGTGAACGGGCTCAGCCAGTGCCTCCTTCGGCCCGCCGGTCCCCACCGGCCGCTCCGCGAAGCGGCCCAGCGAAATCATCCGGTCATACATCACCACAGCGCCCGCCATGGCGACATTGATGCAGATGTGAATGGGGATTTTGACGATGAACTCACAGCGCTCCATCATTTGAGGCGACAGCGAACCGCCTTCCGGGCCGAGTACATAGGCCGCCCTGAGCGGATGGCGGAAACTCGGCAATTCCACCGCCTCCGCTGTCAGCTCCACGCCAACCAGGCGGCACTGATCGGGCACAACGAGTTCGCCGGGGGAGGAAAAACTGTACCAGGGCATGTGATCGCGGGCACGGGTAGTATCGGACTTCGGTTCGCCGATGGCTCTCGCAGGCGCCACGGTAAAGACGAAGCTGGCACCGAACCCATGTGCCGTACGCATCAAATTGCCGAAGTTCATCGGTTTGGAAATGCCCTCCACCCCGATGCCGAAATAACCCCGGGGCGGGCGTGAACCCATATCGGAAACCAGTACCACTGCCCGTTTTCAACCCTGTTGTTGGTGTAGGCAGTGTTATTCGGCGAATTCGCGCAATTGCGCAAGTTTCTCCCGTGCCAGATCGCGGTGTTCCTGGTGGATATGGCCCTGCAGCATGGCAAGAACCGCGCCGAGCACCGCAACATCATCGGAAAAACCGAAAATCGCCAGAAAATCGGGAATGGCATCCAGCGGCAATACAAAATAGGCCAGCGCCGCCAGCAGAATGGCGCGCACCTTGTTCGGCGTTTTCGGATCAAAGGCACAATAATAGGCCGCAACCAGCTCTTCCACGAAGGGGACCTTGCCGGCGGCCTTGGCAAGCGTTTTCCAGAAGCCCGATGCCACCTTTTTCTCGTTGGCATCCATTTTCTCTTCGGCGCCGGGAAGAATCTCCCCCTCGAGAATCTGCTTCTTCAGATCCTCGTCGGCAGCGCGCTCTTGCCGCCCGGCGGGCTTTTCCTCTGTCTTAGTCATATCTTACATATGGTAATGCATTGGCCGCCTTGCAAATCCAGGGTTCGCACTCCTTATTGTGACTTGAATGGTGCCAGTTCATGACTTGGCGGCCATCCGGTCCATCATCCCTGCCAGCTTGAAATCGAGTTCGGTCAATCCACCCGCATCATGGGTCGACAGCGAGACGTCGACCCGGTTGTAGACATTGCTCCAGTCGGGATGGTGGTTGAGTTTTTCAGCTGCCAGCGCCACCCGGCTCATGAAGCCGAATGCCTCGCTGAAATCCTTGAAGCGAAACTGGCGGTGGATGGCCTTTTTGTCCGCGGCCAGTTCCCAGCCATCGATCTGCTGCAGCTGCATTTCAATTTCCTGCGGCGCAAGGGGTGTGGCCATGATCTCTTCCTTTCGGTCGCGACAGGTGGGTATTGAAACCGGGATTGTGCTTCTTGCCAAGCCCTGCGGAAACTGGGATCAAGCGCCAATGAAGCGAATACTGTTTG from Salaquimonas pukyongi harbors:
- a CDS encoding invasion associated locus B family protein, which codes for MLKGAAVLSLALGVAALAVPHIANAQSPTQIKQHKAWGSFSYQGSDGKVCYVLSVPTEKSPKELNGREVDHGDVFFMLAQHPGQNVRLEPQFTAGYQFQEESKVVLDIDGKKFSMFTRGKNAWLENPAEEATVVSAMKAGAKMSVSAVSRRGTQTSYQYSLSGVTASIGDIAECK
- the ppa gene encoding inorganic diphosphatase, translated to MRIDAISIGNNPPEDVNVIVEVPVGGHPIKYELDKEAGTLVVDRFLYTPMTYPGNYGFVPHTLSQDGDPIDVLIANSRPLVAGCVINVRPIGVLIMEDDGGQDEKVIAVPSKGVSARFDAVKNYTDLPEITLSQIQHFFEHYKDLEPGKWVKIGDWMGAKTAQKMIREAIERAGGS
- a CDS encoding DUF167 domain-containing protein, which produces MRWGDVDAPYEVIGGKIRLRVRLAPGARTEMLGGVWKDENGRCHLKASVRAVPEKGQANKALIALLAGKTGVAKSRIALESGSAGRLKTLKMPFEAAAGIDEAVKKAGRS
- a CDS encoding RNA methyltransferase; translation: MGSRPPRGYFGIGVEGISKPMNFGNLMRTAHGFGASFVFTVAPARAIGEPKSDTTRARDHMPWYSFSSPGELVVPDQCRLVGVELTAEAVELPSFRHPLRAAYVLGPEGGSLSPQMMERCEFIVKIPIHICINVAMAGAVVMYDRMISLGRFAERPVGTGGPKEALAEPVHGKPVYSGAKRLASGKRSKT
- a CDS encoding DUF1232 domain-containing protein, whose amino-acid sequence is MDANEKKVASGFWKTLAKAAGKVPFVEELVAAYYCAFDPKTPNKVRAILLAALAYFVLPLDAIPDFLAIFGFSDDVAVLGAVLAMLQGHIHQEHRDLAREKLAQLREFAE
- a CDS encoding 4a-hydroxytetrahydrobiopterin dehydratase: MATPLAPQEIEMQLQQIDGWELAADKKAIHRQFRFKDFSEAFGFMSRVALAAEKLNHHPDWSNVYNRVDVSLSTHDAGGLTELDFKLAGMMDRMAAKS